Proteins co-encoded in one Cataglyphis hispanica isolate Lineage 1 chromosome 4, ULB_Chis1_1.0, whole genome shotgun sequence genomic window:
- the LOC126849122 gene encoding eukaryotic translation initiation factor 4E-like isoform X1 — MATSISEEIEEIDRKQNTEVTNTGEFPPEYLIKHPLQNTWTLWYYEPDKNKTWEESQREITSFDTAEDFWSLYNHIKTASELRQGCDYSMFKQGIRPMWEDDQNKCGGRWLINLDKRQRTTDLDNFWLEILLCMIGEAFNEYSDDVCGAVVNVRPKGDKLGIWTSNADSADSVMEIGRKLKERLRITSKTTMGYQVHKDTMIKAGSQTRNTYTL; from the exons ATGGCTACGAGTATTTCCGAAGAAATCGAG GAAATCGATCGCAAGCAAAACACCGAGGTGACAAATACCGGCGAGTTCCCGCCTGAATACTTGATCAAGCATCCGTTGCAAAATACTTGGACTCTATGGTATTACGAGCCCGATAAGAATAAAACATGGGAAGAGAGTCAACGGGAGATAACTAGTTTCGATACAGCTGAAGATTTCTGGAG TTTGTACAACCACATAAAAACAGCCTCCGAGTTGAGACAGGGTTGTGACTATAGTATGTTTAAGCAAGGTATTCGGCCTATGTGGGAAGACGATCAAAATAAATGTGGTGGACGGTGGTTGATAAATCTAGATAAGAGGCAAAGAACTACTGATCTAGATAATTTTTGGTTAGAAATTTTGCTCTGTATGATTGGGGAAGCATTCAATGAATACTCCGATGATGTATGTGGGGCTGTAGTAAATGTGAGACCAAAGGGAGACAAACTTGGTATTTGGACATCGAATGCAGATTCCGCGGATAGTGTTATGGAAATTgg TCGTAAATTGAAGGAAAGATTAAGGATCACATCTAAAACGACTATGGGATATCAAGTGCATAAAGATACTATGATCAAAGCTGGCAGTCAAAcaagaaatacatatacactttaa
- the LOC126848862 gene encoding ribonuclease P protein subunit p40-like isoform X2 produces MDTHYFNHSISIVLPDTVTVPSTLWDCLSEDTDYYRINALCAYDLLNAEFIEAFIKKGEVSLLTIENKIDLQNSICVTPTGYLLLSLVTEDYQALGLEGKPSFFDRKPHTRYVVTINLKNENFVPGKKNYERTRIALKRLKQSFDVVVLWDPPRTDLCPSSIAAWFYACNYDVYLCHQTCFQRAKYSTTIPILQEGCDLDKFFEWLGFFSIGGDLFNREMDNYVNTYECPPLSIDIGQVQHLQWTGFFTRKKLHEIYNVLKEYVLSRKTLPWVSLDIQGFADSPISWDLKEHMFFTDGDNSYTIIFRPTGESIVRKSLSSNNKPRISQ; encoded by the exons ATGGACACTCATTATTTCAATCATTCG ATATCTATAGTGCTTCCCGACACCGTTACCGTTCCTAGCACTCTATGGGATTGTTTATCCGAGGACACAGATTATTATCGGATAAATGCGTTGTGTGCCTATGATCTTTTAAATGCAGAATTTATTGAAGCTTTTATTAAGAAGG gAGAGGTCAGCCTTCTGacgatagaaaataaaatagatttgcaAAATTCTATTTGTGTAACTCCAACTGGATACTTGCTACTTTCTTTAGTAACTGAAGACTATCAAGCGCTTGGTTTAGAAGGGAAACCATCTTTCTTTGATCGTAAACCTCATACACGTTATG TAGTAACAATTAatctgaaaaatgaaaattttgttccTGGTAAGAAGAATTATGAAAGAACTCGAATAGCATTGAAGCGACTCAAACAGAGTTTTGATGTTGTAGTATTGTGGGATCCACCAA GGACTGATCTATGCCCATCGTCGATAGCGGCATGGTTTTATGCATGCAATTATGATGTTTATCTCTGTCATCAGACATGTTTTCAAAGGGCTAAATATTCAACGACAATACCCATTCTTCAAGAAGGATGCGACTTGGATAAGTTTTTTGAATGGCTTGGATTCTTTAGCATTGGTGGTGATCT atttaatagaGAAATGGATAACTATGTAAACACATATGAGTGTCCTCCTCTTTCTATAGATATTGGACAAGTGCAACATTTACAATGGACAGGATTTTTTACACGAAAAAAGTTACACGAGATCTATAATGTATTgaaagaatatgtattatcacGAAAGACTTTACCATGGGTTAGTTTAGACATACAAGGATTTGCAGACAGCCCTATCAGTTGGGATTTAAAAGAGCATATGTTTTTCACTGATGGAGACAATAGTTACACTATTATATTTCGACCTACAGGTGAATCCATTGTACGAAAAAGTCTCAGCTCTAATAATAAACCCAGAATAAGTCagtag
- the LOC126849122 gene encoding eukaryotic translation initiation factor 4E-like isoform X2 — MYTEIDRKQNTEVTNTGEFPPEYLIKHPLQNTWTLWYYEPDKNKTWEESQREITSFDTAEDFWSLYNHIKTASELRQGCDYSMFKQGIRPMWEDDQNKCGGRWLINLDKRQRTTDLDNFWLEILLCMIGEAFNEYSDDVCGAVVNVRPKGDKLGIWTSNADSADSVMEIGRKLKERLRITSKTTMGYQVHKDTMIKAGSQTRNTYTL, encoded by the exons ATGTACACG GAAATCGATCGCAAGCAAAACACCGAGGTGACAAATACCGGCGAGTTCCCGCCTGAATACTTGATCAAGCATCCGTTGCAAAATACTTGGACTCTATGGTATTACGAGCCCGATAAGAATAAAACATGGGAAGAGAGTCAACGGGAGATAACTAGTTTCGATACAGCTGAAGATTTCTGGAG TTTGTACAACCACATAAAAACAGCCTCCGAGTTGAGACAGGGTTGTGACTATAGTATGTTTAAGCAAGGTATTCGGCCTATGTGGGAAGACGATCAAAATAAATGTGGTGGACGGTGGTTGATAAATCTAGATAAGAGGCAAAGAACTACTGATCTAGATAATTTTTGGTTAGAAATTTTGCTCTGTATGATTGGGGAAGCATTCAATGAATACTCCGATGATGTATGTGGGGCTGTAGTAAATGTGAGACCAAAGGGAGACAAACTTGGTATTTGGACATCGAATGCAGATTCCGCGGATAGTGTTATGGAAATTgg TCGTAAATTGAAGGAAAGATTAAGGATCACATCTAAAACGACTATGGGATATCAAGTGCATAAAGATACTATGATCAAAGCTGGCAGTCAAAcaagaaatacatatacactttaa
- the LOC126849121 gene encoding fas-associated death domain protein isoform X2, with protein sequence MIEKYSALRQEFLSQAEPFIDSKALDELKLNYMHNIDSKRKLSKVTDLQTLIRLLEKRDIVSCDKIEPLRYITKTFVGDLNLENKLHDYENWLKTMPTLHLCNMYQSDEVFHSISSISESPSSSNLSQSTIGRSTESFSQTQTHCCLEQEERNSLNERRKLLQQTVLLQLKDRLGRSWRDVARHLDIRECEIDAVQSKYPFDLKEQSHERLFDIEAGITR encoded by the exons ATGATTGAAAAGTATAGTGCACTTCGTCAAGAGTTTCTCAGCCAAGCTGAGCCGTTTATTGACAGCAAAGCTTTGGATGAActgaaattgaattatatgcaCAATATCGATTCTAAACGTAAATTAAGCAAGGTAACGGATCTACAAACGTTAATAAGACTGCTAGAAAAACGAGATATTGTCAGTTGTGATAAAATAGAGCCATTGCGATACATAACAAAGACATTTGTTGGTGATTTAAACTTGGAAAACAAGTTGCATGATTATGAAAATTGGTTGAAGACTATGCCGACAttacatttatgtaatatgtatcaaAGTGATGAAG tttttcattcaatttcaTCAATCTCAGAATCTCCATCTAGTTCTAATTTATCTCAGTCGACAATAGGAAGATCAACTGAATCATTTAGTCAAACACAAACACATTGTTGTCTGGAGCAGGAAGAAAGAAACAGTCTcaatgaaagaagaaaattgctGCAACAAACAG tgTTATTGCAACTCAAGGACAGATTAGGTCGATCCTGGAGAGATGTAGCTAGACATTTAGATATTAGAGAATGTGAAATTGATGCTGTACAAAGTAAATATCCTTTTGATTTAAAGGAGCAAAGTCATGAG CGACTATTTGATATTGAAGCAGGCATTACGCGATGA
- the LOC126848862 gene encoding ribonuclease P protein subunit p40-like isoform X1: MLCPETYDFKPPRHYVSVDNRDFTKTDIPSVMDTHYFNHSISIVLPDTVTVPSTLWDCLSEDTDYYRINALCAYDLLNAEFIEAFIKKGEVSLLTIENKIDLQNSICVTPTGYLLLSLVTEDYQALGLEGKPSFFDRKPHTRYVVTINLKNENFVPGKKNYERTRIALKRLKQSFDVVVLWDPPRTDLCPSSIAAWFYACNYDVYLCHQTCFQRAKYSTTIPILQEGCDLDKFFEWLGFFSIGGDLFNREMDNYVNTYECPPLSIDIGQVQHLQWTGFFTRKKLHEIYNVLKEYVLSRKTLPWVSLDIQGFADSPISWDLKEHMFFTDGDNSYTIIFRPTGESIVRKSLSSNNKPRISQ, translated from the exons ATGCTTTGCCCAGAGACATATGATTTCAAACCACCGCGACACTATGTATCGGTGGATAACAgagattttacaaaaacagACATACCTTCAGTGATGGACACTCATTATTTCAATCATTCG ATATCTATAGTGCTTCCCGACACCGTTACCGTTCCTAGCACTCTATGGGATTGTTTATCCGAGGACACAGATTATTATCGGATAAATGCGTTGTGTGCCTATGATCTTTTAAATGCAGAATTTATTGAAGCTTTTATTAAGAAGG gAGAGGTCAGCCTTCTGacgatagaaaataaaatagatttgcaAAATTCTATTTGTGTAACTCCAACTGGATACTTGCTACTTTCTTTAGTAACTGAAGACTATCAAGCGCTTGGTTTAGAAGGGAAACCATCTTTCTTTGATCGTAAACCTCATACACGTTATG TAGTAACAATTAatctgaaaaatgaaaattttgttccTGGTAAGAAGAATTATGAAAGAACTCGAATAGCATTGAAGCGACTCAAACAGAGTTTTGATGTTGTAGTATTGTGGGATCCACCAA GGACTGATCTATGCCCATCGTCGATAGCGGCATGGTTTTATGCATGCAATTATGATGTTTATCTCTGTCATCAGACATGTTTTCAAAGGGCTAAATATTCAACGACAATACCCATTCTTCAAGAAGGATGCGACTTGGATAAGTTTTTTGAATGGCTTGGATTCTTTAGCATTGGTGGTGATCT atttaatagaGAAATGGATAACTATGTAAACACATATGAGTGTCCTCCTCTTTCTATAGATATTGGACAAGTGCAACATTTACAATGGACAGGATTTTTTACACGAAAAAAGTTACACGAGATCTATAATGTATTgaaagaatatgtattatcacGAAAGACTTTACCATGGGTTAGTTTAGACATACAAGGATTTGCAGACAGCCCTATCAGTTGGGATTTAAAAGAGCATATGTTTTTCACTGATGGAGACAATAGTTACACTATTATATTTCGACCTACAGGTGAATCCATTGTACGAAAAAGTCTCAGCTCTAATAATAAACCCAGAATAAGTCagtag
- the LOC126849121 gene encoding fas-associated death domain protein isoform X1, whose protein sequence is MIEKYSALRQEFLSQAEPFIDSKALDELKLNYMHNIDSKRKLSKVTDLQTLIRLLEKRDIVSCDKIEPLRYITKTFVGDLNLENKLHDYENWLKTMPTLHLCNMYQSDEVFHSISSISESPSSSNLSQSTIGRSTESFSQTQTHCCLEQEERNSLNERRKLLQQTVLLQLKDRLGRSWRDVARHLDIRECEIDAVQSKYPFDLKEQSHEILRIYISQSDTERWAINLIRALEKGRRKDLKELVEELVLKNKNL, encoded by the exons ATGATTGAAAAGTATAGTGCACTTCGTCAAGAGTTTCTCAGCCAAGCTGAGCCGTTTATTGACAGCAAAGCTTTGGATGAActgaaattgaattatatgcaCAATATCGATTCTAAACGTAAATTAAGCAAGGTAACGGATCTACAAACGTTAATAAGACTGCTAGAAAAACGAGATATTGTCAGTTGTGATAAAATAGAGCCATTGCGATACATAACAAAGACATTTGTTGGTGATTTAAACTTGGAAAACAAGTTGCATGATTATGAAAATTGGTTGAAGACTATGCCGACAttacatttatgtaatatgtatcaaAGTGATGAAG tttttcattcaatttcaTCAATCTCAGAATCTCCATCTAGTTCTAATTTATCTCAGTCGACAATAGGAAGATCAACTGAATCATTTAGTCAAACACAAACACATTGTTGTCTGGAGCAGGAAGAAAGAAACAGTCTcaatgaaagaagaaaattgctGCAACAAACAG tgTTATTGCAACTCAAGGACAGATTAGGTCGATCCTGGAGAGATGTAGCTAGACATTTAGATATTAGAGAATGTGAAATTGATGCTGTACAAAGTAAATATCCTTTTGATTTAAAGGAGCAAAGTCATGAG ATTTTGCGAATTTATATATCGCAATCCGATACCGAGCGATGggcgataaatttaatacgcGCTTTGGAAAAAGGAAGACGCAAAGATCTCAAGGAACTTGTAGAAGAATTAgtattgaaaaacaaaaatttataa
- the LOC126848858 gene encoding RNA-binding protein NOB1 yields MDNTNKIQHLIVDTSAFIRNAALQDIGVNILTEQAVVDEITSKRQLRRLVVLPYDLKVQEAFAENIKFVTEFSKKSGDYTSLSATDIKVIALTYQLEKEKVGIAHLKDAPTIRTIAPIEDKQSGDDLKLPIGFYMPKKTDKIELDAANNTEVSSNNVEKTDIKENIRHIQITKESASNDAINDSEKQEQPSDISSSEYESDYETATSDIEDNKTEALTEKFAKLKCNPTDLEVEGENEGKHGVDDILAPVNIAISENEESDIESIEDEDDDDDNGWITPANIANVKKQMDSEILEEKTATVACLTMDFAMQNVLMQMGLNVVALDGRVIKQMRTFIFRCYACFKTTSIMTKIFCPHCGNKTLKKVEVTLDENGKQQIHINFRRPLSAKGKRFPLPMPKGGKHANNPILCEDQPMPQQHPSRLARMKNNPLDDDYIAGYSPFVMRDINSKSAMLGIRPDGVIKYWMKRNPNESKKRRK; encoded by the exons AtggataatacaaataaaatacaacattTAATTGTTGACACGAGTGCCTTTATAAGGAATGCTGCTTTGCag GATATTGGAGTCAACATTTTAACGGAACAAGCTGTCGTCGATGAAATCACGAGCAAGAGGCAGTTAAGAAGATTGGTTGTACTACCATATGACTTGAAAGTTCAAGAAGCTTTTGctgaaaacataaaatttg TGACTGAATTCTCTAAGAAAAGTGGTGACTATACCAGTTTGTCTGCTACAGACATCAAAGTCATTGCGCTCACTTATCagttagaaaaagaaaaagttgggATAGCACATTTGAAAGATGCCCCAACAATAAGGACTATTGCACCTATTGAAGATAAACAAAGTGGAGATGATCTTAAACTACCAATTGGTTTTTACATGCCAAAGAAAACA GACAAAATAGAATTAGATGCAGCTAATAATACAGAGGTTTCATCAAATAATGTGGAAAAAACAgacataaaagaaaacatcAGACACATACAGATTACAAAAGAATCAGCATCAAATGACGCAATAAATGATTCAGAAAAGCAAGAACAACCATCTGATATATCGTCAAGTGAATATGAATCGGATTATGAAACTGCAACATCAGATATTGAAGACAATAAAACAGAAGCCTTAACTGAAAAATTTGCTAAATTGAAATGTAATCCAACAGATTTAGAAGTAGAAGGTGAGAATGAGGGTAAGCATGGTGTCGATGATATTCTTGCTCCAGTTAATATAGCAATATCTGAAAATGAAGAAAGTGACATAGAATCAATAGAGGATgaagatgatgatgatgataatggtTGGATCACACCAg cAAACATTGCCAATGtaaaaaagcaaatggattcgGAGATTCTTGAGGAAAAGACTGCTACTGTCGCGTGCCTAACAATGGATTTTGCAATGCAAAATGTACTCATGCAAATGGGATTGAATGTAGTTGCATTAGATGGCAGAGTGATCAAACAGATGCGAACGTTTATATTTAGATGTTATGCTTGTTTTAAGACCACTAGTATCATGACAAAGATTTTTTGTCCGCATTGTGGTAATAAGACACTGAAAAAGGTAGAAGTCACGTTAGATGAGAACGGAAAACAACAAATCCATATAAATTTTCGGAGACCTCTCTCAGCCAAAGGAAAGAGG ttccCATTACCAATGCCAAAAGGTGGAAAACACGCAAACAATCCTATTTTGTGCGAGGATCAACCAATGCCGCAGCAACACCCGTCGCGTTTGGCGCGCATGAAAAACAATCCCCTCGATGATGATTATATAGCTGGATATTCTCCATTTGTTATGCGTGATATAAATTCGAAGTCAGCCATGTTAGGCATAAGACCAGACGGTGTTATCAAGTACTGGATGAAAAGAAATCCTAATGAATCTAAAAAgagacgaaaataa